A genomic segment from Thermodesulfobacteriota bacterium encodes:
- a CDS encoding peptidylprolyl isomerase: protein MLPATSLWAEEVDRIVAVVNDEVITLSELEAEVATFLRAGQAPAAGQAELRRSLLAQLVDRKLAEQKAVELGITVTDAEVDQGIAQVMARHGLNREQLERDLVRMGRDMADYRQALRLSLLQKRLVDLEVRSRVVVTDQRVAQYYQEELAAEAMEPGYHVLLLGLGWAAGEEAAAREEVRERIRGLRRQIVGGELGFREAARRFSELSSAAEGGDIGVVDPTQMAESMRKVIEALPPGEVSEPVETPGGVQLVKVLRRRVAQGLELAPLEAIQEEVRELIFQQDLQRQFGRFLEELRGKAQIRILLEG, encoded by the coding sequence GTGCTGCCGGCGACCTCCCTGTGGGCGGAGGAGGTGGACCGGATTGTGGCTGTGGTCAACGATGAGGTCATCACCCTGTCCGAGCTGGAGGCGGAGGTGGCGACCTTTCTGCGGGCGGGGCAGGCGCCTGCTGCCGGCCAGGCCGAGCTGCGGCGGTCGCTGCTCGCCCAGCTCGTGGACCGGAAGCTTGCCGAGCAGAAGGCCGTCGAGCTGGGCATTACGGTGACCGATGCGGAGGTGGACCAGGGTATCGCCCAGGTCATGGCCCGGCACGGCCTCAACCGGGAGCAGCTGGAACGGGATCTGGTGCGCATGGGACGGGACATGGCGGACTACCGCCAGGCCCTCCGGCTTTCCCTGCTCCAGAAGCGGCTTGTGGACCTGGAGGTCCGGTCCCGGGTCGTGGTCACGGACCAGCGGGTGGCCCAGTATTACCAGGAGGAGCTGGCGGCCGAGGCCATGGAGCCGGGCTACCATGTGCTGCTGCTCGGGTTGGGCTGGGCGGCGGGCGAGGAGGCCGCGGCCCGGGAGGAGGTCCGGGAGCGGATCCGGGGCCTGCGGCGGCAGATCGTCGGCGGCGAGTTGGGCTTCCGGGAGGCGGCGCGCCGCTTTTCCGAGCTGTCCTCCGCCGCGGAGGGCGGCGACATCGGGGTGGTGGACCCCACCCAGATGGCAGAGTCGATGCGCAAGGTCATCGAGGCCTTGCCCCCTGGCGAGGTGAGCGAGCCGGTGGAAACGCCGGGCGGGGTCCAGCTGGTCAAGGTCCTGCGCCGCCGGGTGGCGCAAGGGCTCGAGCTGGCCCCCTTGGAGGCCATCCAGGAGGAGGTCCGGGAGTTGATCTTCCAGCAGGACCTCCAGCGCCAGTTTGGTCGCTTTCTGGAAGAGCTGCGGGGCAAGGCCCAGATCAGGATCCTTCTCGAAGGTTGA